In Streptomyces sp. NBC_00433, a single genomic region encodes these proteins:
- the gatC gene encoding Asp-tRNA(Asn)/Glu-tRNA(Gln) amidotransferase subunit GatC, which produces MPGITREEVAHLGRLARLELSGDELDHFAGQLDDIIGAVARVSEVAGEDVPPTSHPLPLTNVMRPDTVRPSLTPQQALSGAPAQEQQRFKVPQILGED; this is translated from the coding sequence ATGCCTGGCATCACGCGTGAGGAGGTCGCTCACCTCGGCCGGCTGGCACGTCTGGAACTGTCCGGGGACGAGCTGGACCACTTCGCCGGACAGCTTGACGACATCATCGGCGCGGTCGCCCGCGTCTCCGAGGTGGCCGGCGAGGACGTACCGCCGACCTCGCACCCGCTGCCGCTGACCAATGTGATGCGGCCGGACACCGTCCGCCCGTCGCTCACCCCTCAGCAGGCGCTGTCGGGGGCTCCCGCGCAGGAGCAGCAGCGCTTCAAGGTGCCGCAGATCCTGGGGGAGGACTGA
- a CDS encoding bifunctional diguanylate cyclase/phosphodiesterase, translating to MRPTESAGAAPPRSTPATPPAPPVLTPSLSRSVVRNAAPPAAAVLLAVGVIRVLGHGNALFPSGTAGWGFALLTGIIVGHLVAMGRDRWWGGTGSGAALTLAMLIVHGWVPAVLVSLAVVTLVGAARRHRWRQALLYGSIDILGIGAGALMLRMCGTHPTVEHPWDPDNWAMTAVPIVILVALTYLAATRALLWCAFAPRGGGLPTVARSSLIRQGMFGGALLGISPLILVVACDKPALLPLFSVPLIALDSTLWIAHARAEEQLRDPLTGLPNRQWLLERAWTALDDAQEDYERAEPGFLAATGGVGTHPPAGSGRVGLILIDLDKFRSVNDTLGHLAGDRLLLQVADRLRLALPRGAEAARLGGDEFAVLLPGCDSPTRAQRIARTLVAALASPLSLDGLSLVLEASAGVAVFPDHALDAEGLLRRADVAMYQAKRDRSGVEVYEAARDGNTPDRLGLLGDLRRALDAGDVELHYQPKVRFDGRVVGLEALVRWEHPERGRVNPEEFITMAETSGLMPLLTEYVLDTALAQVARWRRMGLDVPVAVNVSPRDVHSPGFAGTVAARLARHQVPPGSLQLEITEHVLLEDPQRAADTLNGLTGHGVKMSLDDFGTGYSSLVHLRRLPVSELKIDRSFVARLVVDTEDAEIVRCTVDLAHSLGLTVVAEGVEDDETWERLRDLHCDAVQGWLVAAAMPPDEATKWLLARGERGALPAAAARPLPALPPTAESPAVPPTVPAIERA from the coding sequence ATGCGACCGACGGAGAGTGCCGGAGCGGCGCCCCCGCGCAGCACGCCCGCGACCCCGCCCGCGCCCCCGGTCCTCACCCCGTCGCTGTCCCGATCGGTGGTGCGCAACGCGGCACCGCCGGCCGCCGCGGTCCTCCTGGCGGTCGGCGTCATCCGGGTGCTGGGCCACGGCAACGCGCTGTTCCCCAGCGGCACCGCGGGCTGGGGCTTCGCATTACTCACCGGCATCATCGTCGGCCACCTGGTGGCGATGGGGCGTGACCGCTGGTGGGGCGGCACCGGCTCCGGCGCCGCACTCACCCTGGCCATGCTGATCGTGCACGGCTGGGTGCCCGCCGTCCTGGTCAGCCTGGCCGTGGTGACCCTGGTCGGCGCCGCCCGCAGGCACCGCTGGCGGCAGGCCCTGCTCTACGGCTCCATCGACATCCTCGGCATCGGGGCCGGCGCCCTGATGCTGAGGATGTGCGGCACCCATCCGACCGTCGAGCACCCGTGGGACCCCGACAACTGGGCGATGACCGCCGTCCCGATCGTCATCCTGGTCGCGCTGACGTATCTGGCGGCCACCCGCGCACTGCTGTGGTGCGCCTTCGCACCCCGAGGCGGCGGGCTGCCCACGGTGGCCAGGTCGTCGCTGATCCGGCAGGGCATGTTCGGCGGGGCGCTGCTCGGCATCTCCCCGCTGATCCTGGTCGTCGCCTGCGACAAGCCCGCGCTGCTGCCGCTGTTCTCCGTACCGCTGATCGCCCTGGACTCGACGCTGTGGATCGCGCACGCCCGCGCCGAGGAGCAGCTGCGCGACCCGCTCACCGGGCTGCCCAACCGCCAGTGGCTGCTGGAGCGGGCCTGGACCGCGCTGGACGACGCCCAGGAGGACTACGAGCGGGCCGAGCCCGGCTTCCTGGCCGCCACCGGCGGCGTCGGCACGCATCCGCCCGCCGGCAGCGGGCGGGTCGGGCTGATCCTGATCGACCTGGACAAGTTCCGCTCCGTCAACGACACCCTCGGGCACCTGGCCGGCGACCGGCTGCTGCTCCAGGTGGCCGACCGGCTGCGGCTCGCGCTGCCGCGCGGCGCCGAGGCGGCCAGGCTCGGCGGCGACGAATTCGCCGTGCTGCTGCCCGGCTGCGACTCGCCGACCCGAGCCCAGCGGATCGCCAGGACCCTGGTCGCGGCCCTCGCCTCACCGCTCAGCCTCGACGGGCTGTCCCTGGTCCTGGAGGCCAGCGCGGGTGTCGCGGTCTTCCCCGACCACGCGCTGGACGCTGAAGGGCTGCTGCGGCGGGCCGACGTGGCGATGTATCAGGCCAAGCGGGACCGCAGCGGGGTCGAGGTCTACGAGGCCGCCAGGGACGGCAACACCCCCGACCGGCTCGGCCTGCTCGGCGACCTGCGCCGGGCGCTCGACGCCGGCGACGTCGAGCTGCACTACCAGCCGAAGGTCCGCTTCGACGGCCGGGTGGTCGGCCTTGAGGCGCTGGTCCGCTGGGAGCACCCGGAGCGGGGCCGGGTCAATCCCGAGGAATTCATCACCATGGCCGAGACGTCCGGCCTGATGCCGCTGCTCACCGAATACGTACTGGACACGGCGCTGGCCCAGGTCGCCCGCTGGCGCCGGATGGGCCTCGACGTGCCCGTCGCCGTCAACGTCTCGCCGCGCGACGTCCACAGCCCCGGCTTCGCCGGCACGGTCGCCGCCAGGCTGGCCAGGCACCAGGTGCCACCGGGGTCGCTCCAGCTGGAGATAACGGAGCACGTGCTGCTCGAAGACCCGCAGCGCGCCGCGGACACGCTCAACGGGCTCACCGGGCACGGCGTGAAGATGTCGCTCGACGACTTCGGCACCGGCTATTCGTCGCTGGTGCATCTGCGGCGGCTGCCGGTCAGCGAACTCAAGATCGACCGGTCCTTCGTCGCCCGGCTCGTGGTCGACACCGAGGACGCGGAGATCGTGCGCTGCACCGTCGACCTCGCGCACTCGCTCGGGCTGACGGTCGTGGCCGAGGGCGTCGAGGACGACGAGACGTGGGAGCGGCTGCGGGACCTGCACTGCGACGCCGTGCAGGGGTGGCTCGTCGCTGCCGCGATGCCGCCCGACGAGGCCACGAAGTGGCTTCTCGCCCGAGGTGAGCGCGGCGCCCTCCCGGCGGCCGCCGCGCGCCCCCTCCCCGCGCTTCCGCCCACGGCGGAGTCCCCCGCCGTCCCGCCGACCGTCCCCGCCATCGAGCGGGCCTAG
- the ligA gene encoding NAD-dependent DNA ligase LigA, translated as MEDTEIPAEAREEHARLAEQVEEHRFRYYVKDAPVVSDAEFDKLLRGLEALEERHPGLRTPDSPTQKVAGAYETEFASVQHRERLLSLDNAFSDEELDTWADRVAAELGAPDNERSPYHFLCELKVDGLAVNLTYERGRLTRAATRGDGRTGEDITPNVRTIADIPDRLAGDRVPELVEIRGEVYFPGEKFEELNARLVENGDKPFANPRNAAAGSLRQKDPRITASRPLRMVVHGIGAREGFAIDCQSHAYGLLHEWGLPTARYNKVVDSLAEVRDFIAYYGEHRHDVEHEIDGVVVKVDEIPLQGRLGSTSRAPRWAIAWKYAPEEVNTKLVEIRVGVGRTGRVTPYAVVEPVTVAGSEVEFATLHNQDVVKKKGVLIGDTVVLRKAGDVIPEILGPVADLRDGTEREFVMPAECPDCGTALQPMKEGDIDLRCPNARYCPAQLRERIFYLAGRRSLDIEGLGYVAATALTQPLEPHEPPLKDEGDLFGLTIEQLLPIRSHVLDQDTGLPKRDPETGEPKIVTFFANQKGEPKKNALAMLENIAAARERPLARIITGLSIRHVGPVAAAALAREFRDLDRIKDAAEEELAAVDGVGATIAASVKQWFAEDWHLEIIRKWREAGVVFTEEGSDEGPRPLEGLTVVVTGTLSTYTRDGAKEALGSQGAKVTGSVSKKTDFVVVGDNPGSKFDKAVQLKVPVLDEDGFAVLLADGPEAARMNRVNPVETDTPVEGAPGPEADGESD; from the coding sequence GTGGAGGACACGGAGATTCCTGCCGAGGCACGCGAGGAGCACGCTCGCCTTGCCGAGCAGGTCGAGGAGCACCGCTTCCGTTACTACGTCAAGGACGCGCCGGTCGTCAGCGACGCCGAGTTCGACAAGCTGCTGCGCGGCCTGGAGGCCCTGGAGGAGCGGCACCCGGGCCTGCGCACCCCGGACTCGCCCACCCAGAAAGTGGCGGGGGCGTACGAGACGGAGTTCGCCTCCGTGCAGCACCGCGAGCGCCTGCTGTCGCTGGACAACGCCTTCAGCGACGAGGAGTTGGACACCTGGGCCGACCGGGTCGCCGCCGAGCTGGGTGCCCCGGACAACGAGCGGAGTCCCTACCACTTCCTGTGCGAGCTGAAGGTGGACGGCCTGGCCGTCAACCTGACCTATGAGCGCGGCCGGCTGACCCGTGCGGCGACCCGCGGCGACGGGCGGACCGGCGAGGACATCACGCCCAATGTCCGCACGATCGCCGACATCCCCGACCGGCTGGCGGGCGACCGGGTGCCCGAGCTGGTGGAGATCCGCGGCGAGGTCTACTTCCCCGGCGAGAAGTTCGAGGAGCTGAACGCCCGGCTGGTGGAGAACGGGGACAAGCCGTTCGCCAACCCGCGCAATGCGGCCGCCGGTTCGCTGCGCCAGAAGGACCCGCGGATCACCGCGTCGCGCCCACTGCGGATGGTGGTGCACGGCATCGGCGCCCGCGAGGGCTTCGCCATCGACTGCCAGTCGCACGCCTACGGCCTGCTGCACGAGTGGGGCCTGCCCACCGCCCGCTACAACAAGGTGGTCGACTCGCTGGCCGAAGTGCGGGACTTCATCGCCTACTACGGCGAGCACCGGCATGACGTCGAGCACGAGATCGACGGCGTGGTCGTCAAGGTCGACGAGATCCCGCTCCAGGGCAGGCTCGGCTCGACCTCCCGGGCCCCGCGCTGGGCCATCGCGTGGAAGTACGCCCCGGAGGAGGTCAACACCAAGCTGGTGGAGATCCGGGTCGGCGTCGGCCGCACCGGGCGGGTCACGCCGTATGCCGTGGTGGAGCCGGTGACGGTGGCCGGGTCCGAGGTGGAGTTCGCGACCCTGCACAACCAGGACGTGGTCAAGAAGAAGGGCGTCCTGATCGGCGACACCGTGGTGCTGCGCAAGGCCGGTGACGTCATCCCGGAGATCCTGGGCCCGGTGGCCGACCTGCGGGACGGCACCGAGCGGGAGTTCGTGATGCCCGCCGAGTGCCCGGACTGCGGCACCGCCCTGCAGCCCATGAAGGAGGGGGACATCGACCTGCGGTGTCCCAACGCCCGGTATTGCCCGGCCCAGTTGCGCGAGCGGATCTTCTACCTCGCGGGCCGCCGCAGCCTGGACATCGAAGGGCTCGGCTATGTCGCCGCCACCGCGCTGACCCAGCCCCTTGAGCCGCACGAGCCGCCGCTGAAGGACGAGGGCGACCTTTTCGGCCTCACGATCGAGCAGCTGCTGCCGATCCGCTCGCACGTCCTGGACCAGGACACCGGTCTGCCCAAGCGCGACCCGGAGACCGGCGAGCCGAAGATCGTCACCTTCTTCGCCAACCAGAAGGGCGAGCCGAAGAAGAACGCGCTGGCGATGCTGGAGAATATCGCCGCGGCCAGGGAGCGCCCGCTGGCCAGGATCATCACCGGCCTGTCCATCCGCCATGTGGGTCCGGTCGCCGCCGCCGCGCTGGCCCGCGAATTCCGCGACCTGGACCGGATCAAGGACGCGGCCGAGGAGGAGCTGGCCGCCGTCGACGGGGTGGGCGCCACGATCGCCGCCTCCGTCAAGCAGTGGTTCGCCGAGGACTGGCACCTGGAGATCATCAGGAAGTGGCGGGAGGCCGGGGTCGTCTTCACCGAGGAGGGCTCGGACGAGGGGCCGAGGCCACTCGAAGGGCTGACCGTCGTCGTGACCGGAACGCTGTCGACATATACCCGGGATGGCGCAAAAGAGGCGTTGGGCAGCCAAGGTGCGAAAGTCACCGGGTCGGTGTCCAAGAAAACGGACTTCGTGGTCGTCGGTGACAACCCCGGTTCCAAGTTCGACAAAGCCGTACAGCTGAAAGTGCCTGTTCTGGACGAGGACGGCTTCGCGGTGCTGCTCGCGGACGGCCCGGAGGCAGCTCGGATGAATAGGGTGAATCCCGTGGAAACCGACACCCCCGTCGAGGGCGCACCCGGGCCGGAAGCGGACGGTGAATCCGACTGA